The genomic segment CCTAAGATTACCCTTCCAACTCAAACTCCTGATGTAGTAAAAGATTGGAAATACTTTGAGATGGACGCAAGCAAGTCTACAATCTCTTTGGTAGGAGGTAATCAAGTATTTAAACTTACCCACATGCCTGCCAACAAACAGTTTGGCTTGCAAGTAGGAGTAAGCGCCAGTGGTCAGAATGTGAAGTTTGGCGCAGCTGCCTGGTTCTTCTGGGAAGAAGTAGGCACAGACAGAAAAGGGTCTGGTGACTTTATTATGGACATGGAAAACCTTTGTCCTGATGATACGCTGGATTGCCCTGACAATGCTTTCCGTCACAGACTGAGCAACGCGGTATCTGACGATGCACACAATGGTAACCACGATCATAGTATCTGGATGCCTAACTTGTTTGTGTCTGGACAAGATGCCAAGTTTACTTTTGATAACAACGCCTACATGGACATCTTAAAAGATGACAGTAAGGCGCATATATATGGTTATGCTACCGTAACAAATGGTGGTGGTACTAGCCAGGGAGCCCGTTATTTGGTAGATGTATGGTTTAACCTTGCAACTAATCCAATGACGGCTAAAAAAGAGTTGAAGCCTGGTTACCAGCCTGACGAAGTAACTAATAAGTGGAAGTTCTTCGAAATGGATGAAACCAAAGCTACCATGACCAAAGTAGGAGGGAGTCAGGTAATTAAACTAACTCACAAGCCTGCAAACCGTAAAATGGGCTTACAAGTAGGCTTTACTGCCAACGGTAAGAACGTGAAGTTTGGTGCTTCTGCCTGGTTCTTCTGGGAGATAGTGGGTGAAGGGAAATCAGGACACGGTGACTTTAACCTTGACCTTGAAAATCTTTGTCCAGGACAACCTTTACCTGATTTGTGTGAGCCTCCAATAGAAGTAATTTATGTGTTGGATATGTCGGGTAGTATGAAGTGGGAGTATCCAAAAACTGACGATGCTGGTAAAACAATCAGTCGTTTCCGTGCAGCCCAGGATGCTTTGATTTATGCGAACTCTGCACTTGCTCAACAAGGAATGTCAAGCCGTTCGGCGTTGATAGTATTTAATGATACTACTGCTCAAGTAATGTCTGGATTTACAAATAACTTCCAGCAATTGAACAGTATAGTAGAAAACCTTGGCGCGCCTAATGGTGGTACTCCAATGTCAAAAGGTATGTTAAGTGCCAAAGAGTTGTTGAAAACGCGTAGTGCTGATAAAAAGCCTGTAGTTGTATTAATTACAGATGGTGTGCCTACTTATGACTTACGTAACTTCCCTTACGACCACTTGAAAGTGTCTGCAGTAGACATTTTTGACCCTGTGGCTCAGGTTTTTCGTATCAAAGAGGTGGTAGCTAAAATGGGTGGATTAAATACCTGGATTAGCTCATCTTATGGCTTGTACAACGGTCAGGTGTTGTCAGAAGTAATGGGAGCAATTGATGAAATCAAGGCGGAAACTCCTGATGCATTGATTTATGGACTAGGTATTGACCAGGATGCTGGTAATAACGAAGCTTCATTTAATGATGATATTCTGGAGTATGGAGCTCACAAAACTGGGGCGACTTATCATACAGTAGACAATGCCGAATCAATGATCAAGGCAATGGCCAACATCTTGTTAGATGCTACTTGTAACCCACACAATCCATCAGAAGATCCTGCTTGTGAACTTTTGTTAAATGGTACGCCTTTGAATGACTCTACACAGTTAAATACTGTTTGGAATGGTCAGGATGATAAGGTGACAGTAACCATTGCTAATATTACTGAGCCAGTAAATTATACCTGGAAGCTTACTTTCCCAACTGATCCTTCGGTTCAGGCAGTGGAGGTTTCTGGTACTTTTACTCAGGATGGAACCTACGAGATTACTATTCCTATTCCTCCAAAGGGTCAATGGGGTAATGTAGCTACAGATGGTTCTGGTTTATTTAAAGCCAATATCTCTTTCAATATCAGTACTCCTTGTGGAGACCAAAACTGGGAGCGTATTTATTATGCGACAGATGAAGCAGATGTTCAAGTGGTAAAAACTGTAGACAAAGCCACGGCAAATGTAGGCGATACCCTTACTTATACTATTACAGTTACTAACAACGGCCCTAGAAAGGCCAATTCAGTTACATTAACTGATGCACTTCCTGATGGATTGAGCATTTTGTCAGTAACTGGTGGTTCTTTTGAAGAAGATACTATGGACTTAGGTTCAATCAACCTTGGAGAAAGTAAAACCATTAAAGTAACTGCTATCGCTACTGCTACTGGAACAATCACAAACACTGCTACGGTGAGTGTGGGTTCTCCTGTTGATCCGGATACAAGTAACAATACTTCTTCGGTGCAAACAGTAGTAGTGGCTAAGCCAAAAGCTGACCTTGCCATTACTGGAACAGGTCCTGCTACCATAGGTGAGGGTAAAGAGGCTACTTATATCTTTACAGTGACTAATAACGGTCCTGACAAAGCTGATAACATCAGTATTGCAAATGCGATCCCTACGGGAGCTACTTTGATTTCTTCTACCCATACTACCATCACAAGCCTTGATTTGGGTGCTTCGGCTACCTTTGAGGTGAAGTTGTTGATGAATAACCTAGGTACTTATCAGCTTACTTCAAGTGTGTCAAGTACAGTAGAAGATCCAAACCTGGCAAATAATACAGCGGCTGTAACTACTGAGGTTACGTTTGATACTTCTGATGAGAAGTGTTATGCAAGTGGGGTATTGAATCATACTCCAGGTACCAATTTAGATGGTTCACCTGTTTTACCTGAGTTGGGTGATAAATCTAAGGTGACAAACAAACCTGAAAGAACCAATGCTATAGGTACTTACACAAGTTTAGGTTTTGGTGGAGACATCACAATGACGTTTGCAATGCCAATTAAGAATGGTACAGGCAATGACCTTCGTATAGTAGAGGCAAGCCCAGCAGGAACTACTTGTGCTTCCAACCCCGAAAAAGCAGATGTATTTGCTTCTCAGGATGGTCAGAAGTGGGTATACCTGGGCAGAGCTTGTGGTGCTAACAGTGACTTTGATTTAGGCGAACTTAACTGGGCGGTTTATGTGAGAGTGATTGATGTAAGTAACCCAACTCACTTTACCGATGCAACTGCCAACGGTTTTGATGTAGACGGAATGGCTTGTTTGCACGGAATGCCTGATACTTTTGATCCTGCTCCATTGGTTTCTTGTGTAGCGGCTAAGCTGGTATCGTTCAAACCTGGACAGAACCAAGATGGTACTGACCTGGATGATGGCAATGATCCTAACAAAGCATTGGGTGATGTAACTAATCCTGATGATGCCAACGAAGCTGTATCGCTTGGTTTTGGTGGAGAGTTGATTGTTAAATTTGACTATGTAATCTTTAACGGAGACAATGATGACCTTGAGATCATCGAGCATAGTCCGATTAGTGATTGCTCTACCAATCCTGAAAAAGCAAAAGTGTATGCTTCTCAGGATGGTAACAATTGGGTACTGTTAGGCGAGGCTTGTTTGGATGCTAAATTTGATTTTGGTAGCCTTAAGTGGGCGCAGTACTTCAAGATTGTAGATGTGAGCAATACTGCTGATTTCTCTGATGCCAACGCCAATGGCTTTGATGTAGATGCTATCAGATGTGCGGGTGGATCAGTGTACCAAGCATATCAAGGTGACAAGGTTGCCAGCGAAGACAATGTAACTATATTGCCTAACCCTGTGAGAACAGACTTAGGTGTAGACGTGTCTAAGTTGTATAGTGTACCTGCCTCACAAGTAATCAATGTAAAAATTGAATTGACTGATATTGATGGTAAAAAACTAGCCAGCAAAACTGTAGGCAAAGATGCTTTTGACAGCAAAACACTACATTTTGATATGACTAATAAAGCCAGTGGCTTATACTTAGTGAAATGTATTATCACTTACAAAGGCGTAAATGGTGATACTCAAACTGCTATCATAGACAAAAAAGTGATTAAGAACTAATAATTACTTTTGCTATTCATAGATAAATAAAAGGTCCGGTGTCTGTAAAGGCACCGGATTTTTTTATGCCTTGTATTAAGCCCTGTTTTGGCGGTCAATTAAAATAGTGATATCGTGTATCAACGAATATTGTAACAACTTTTTTTGTTTTTCCCCGTTTAAAGCCCTCTTTCTTATGTTTCTTTAAGCTTGCCTACTCGAATTTGGTTCTTGTATTGTAGGTTTAATGCCTTGTTTTTAGAATAGCTTTTATTAGAAAAGTACTATTATATGGTTGTTGATACAGACTTTTACCAAACGATACTTGTACAATGTGTTCAGGGAAAGGTGTGCACAGTGAAAGTTTTTTTGTGTGGGTACTGTATAGCATATTGAGGGTGAAGGAGAAAAAGAGAATGTACACTATATAGCCATCTGAGTATATCGTAGACGATTTTTATTGCTTCGAACAATGAGCAGTACTTATAAAAACAAATGTTACTAATTGTGTAATTGTGACAACCCCTGAATTAATTTTAAGATATCACTGTGTGTTTATACCTGTTTTTAGTTCATCTGTTAGGGAAATTTCTTAATGCAAAAATACAATACTTTTTTTAGAGTAAAATAGCTTCAAACATTGTTCAAACTCAATAATTTTACGTAAGTTTGCCAGACTTTTAATCACAGAGAATTTGATTTTTTTTGCGAAAATTAAAATTTTTACAAAAAATTAACAAATCCTGTTTTTTTGCATAAAAAAGCAGGCTACTAATAAAGTTTAACTAAACACCAGGCTATTTATATCAGTGATAAATCTATTTTGTAGGTTTATTGAGTCACGAGAACAAAACATAATAAGTAGGACTAACCATGCATTAGTTGAACCAGCCTATACACAGTTACTATAAAAACGAATTGTAATGTTTAAAAATCATCAGCAAAGCATAATTATGTATTGAGGAAATATACCTTGCAAATTCATGCAATTGGGTATGTTTTCTTTTTTTTTATCCCAACTAAAACAATAATTTATTTAAGTATTTTTTACGAAATGAAAAAAGTAGCAACATCCATTAAAGCGACATTGGTCGTATTGGCCCTTGGGCTCCTCTCAATACAGGCACAGAGGAGTGGTTACCTTGATAACTTATCTATCAAGAACTGGTCATTGTCCACCAAAAAGACAGTTACTGTCAAAAAACCAAAACTAACAACTAAACATGAAACAACATCTACAACAGTAGTGAAGGCTTCATTACCTATAACTCCTTTGAAAAAGAAGGATTTAAGTAATGACGGGGCATTAACTTGTAGCAAAATCAGAATTGAGAAAACAAATAGTCAGGTTAAAATCAATAATGATTACAACAAAGAAGTAGTACTTTATTATACCATTGTTGATGGTGATAACAATACTACTGGTAGCATAATGGTAGACGCTAACTCTGCTGTTGATTTTCATACACAAATACCTGCCAATGGCAAGATTGTATTTGATATGGGATCTGATAATATTCAGGATAGTACAGTAGCCACAGGCGATTATTGTGTGGTGAAAACAGGTACTAAAACTGTAGAAGTTGGTGAGCGCATAGATACTATTCAGGTATACGAAGGCAAAGTGTTTGATGCCCGTAACCTTGATTGGTTTGTGTTTAAGGAGCGCCAGCAACTGCTAGACCGTGATGGTAAAACAGTAGCTGAGTCTGACAAGGGAGTGAGCCTTCCTGACTTGCAGACGATGACTGATGAGACCAATCTGAAAGTAGACTTTAAAGCAGGTACCATTGCCTTCACCAACACGATTGTGTGGTTTAAGATTGAAGATGGATTACCTAAAGATCCTTATATATTAGCGAATGGACTTCAAAGCAATGCAAACACTACTGGTACACTACCAGGTACTGTTCCTGCTGGAACCCAAATGGGCTTCTTATTGGTAGGTGCTACTGCTCCTCACAACCCATTGGCTGAAAATCCCAACGCTAAGTTACGTTTTTCTGGAACTACCTTGCAGTACTCTACTGATGGTGGAGCCAGCTGGAATGATATTTCTGAAACTAAAATAGTTTACTCTATCAAAGAGTGGAACCGATTCAACAAAGAAAGTGTAGTAGCGGGTATTTCTGATCACCCAACCAAAACTGGTGATAAAGTTTTGACCATTGTTTTTGAAGACATCGTAAGTGGTGGTGACCGTGACTTTGAAGATGTACATTGTACTGTATATATGCAAGGGGTTACCAAGTTGAAAACCAAGGTTACTAAAATTACCGAAGAGGTAGATGTGTATACTGAGATTCCTTGTGGAACCTGCACCGTAACAGTAGAGAACAATAACAACCCTGGTTGTCCTGATGGTTATACTCGTTATGCAGTAAGTAACGGTAGCCCTGCTGGTCAAAATTACCACGTATGGATGCCTAGCTTGTTTGTGCAAGGTGAAACTGCTCGAATGACATTTGACAAAGAAGCCTATTTAGATATCAAAAATGATGGTTCTACTGCTCACCTTTATGGGTATGCTACAGTAACAGGTAGTGGTGGATCAAGCATGGGTGCCCGTTATTTGGTAGATGCAAGCTTTAAAAAGGCTGGAAGCAACATGGGACCAAAACTTACGATGCCTGAGCAAACTCCAGAAGTAGTAGAAAAGTGGTTGTTTTTTGAGATGGATGATACTAAATCTACAATCTCATTGGTAGGGGGTAATCAAGTGTTTAAGCTTACTCACATGCCTGCTAACCGTCAATTTGGTTTACAGGTAGGTAAAGCGGCCAGTGGTCAAAGTGTTGAGTTTGGCGCAGCAGCTTGGTTCTTCTGGGAAGAAGTAGGAACAGACAGAAAAGGTACTGGAGACTTCTTTATTAAAGAGATCAAAGATCTTTGTCCTGCTACTTGTCCTGACGATTCTACGATTCGTTATGCAGTAAGTAATGGTAGCCCCAGAGGTAATCAGTAC from the Microscilla marina ATCC 23134 genome contains:
- a CDS encoding DUF4114 domain-containing protein — its product is MKKKDLSNDGALTCSKIRIEKTNSQVKINNDYNKEVVLYYTIVDGDNNTTGSIMVDANSAVDFHTQIPANGKIVFDMGSDNIQDSTVATGDYCVVKTGTKTVEVGERIDTIQVYEGKVFDARNLDWFVFKERQQLLDRDGKTVAESDKGVSLPDLQTMTDETNLKVDFKAGTIAFTNTIVWFKIEDGLPKDPYILANGLQSNANTTGTLPGTVPAGTQMGFLLVGATAPHNPLAENPNAKLRFSGTTLQYSTDGGASWNDISETKIVYSIKEWNRFNKESVVAGISDHPTKTGDKVLTIVFEDIVSGGDRDFEDVHCTVYMQGVTKLKTKVTKITEEVDVYTEIPCGTCTVTVENNNNPGCPDGYTRYAVSNGSPAGQNYHVWMPSLFVQGETARMTFDKEAYLDIKNDGSTAHLYGYATVTGSGGSSMGARYLVDASFKKAGSNMGPKLTMPEQTPEVVEKWLFFEMDDTKSTISLVGGNQVFKLTHMPANRQFGLQVGKAASGQSVEFGAAAWFFWEEVGTDRKGTGDFFIKEIKDLCPATCPDDSTIRYAVSNGSPRGNQYQVWMPSLFVPGETARMTFDKDAYLDVKRDGSSAHLYGYATVTGSGGSSMGARYLVDATFTKADSTTGPKITMPEQTPEVTDKWQYFVMDDTKSTISLVGGNQVFKLTHMPANKQFGLQIGETASGQSLKFGAAAWFFWEEVGTGRKGTGDFFIDGIDNLCPEPPLPQEADVQVVKTVDKTCARVGDTLTYTIVVTNNGPRAAEGVILTDALPYGLNVVSVTGGTFTNNKIDLGTMAVNASKTVTVAAVAARTCMITNIATVTSASPVDPDLSNNKSHARTLVLPQRKADLKVIPRSCPRTIVEGCTVTYYFTVINRGPYTAENVKIKEIVPAGATLLYSSASDIRRLRRGGYTTFKMKLLMNDPGVHNVSASASSTTYDPYLANNKATTPVRVRARHCPTGGIANAANIKILPNPVRTYLGVDLSGLYRTAARERIRIYGVTVKIANSYGRTVGCKTIRGGYGSKRVHFNMRYQRRGLYIADVAVTYRENGRMKKIVLKKRIMKR